In Synechococcus sp. CC9616, the following are encoded in one genomic region:
- the purB gene encoding adenylosuccinate lyase → MIERYTLPEMGAVWNEQAKFQSWLDVEVAATEANCRLGRVPQEALDTIKAKASFEIERILEIEAEVRHDVIAFLTNVNEHVGDAGRYIHVGMTSSDVLDTGLALQMKKSVALLRKELDALAEALRTLARSHKGTEMIGRSHAIHGEPITFGFKVAGWLAETERNRQRLQRLEQDVAVGQISGAMGTYANTDPQVEAISCNILGLVPDTASTQVISRDRHADYVQTLALVGASLERFSTEIRNLQRTDVLEVEENFAKGQKGSSAMPHKRNPIRSERISGLARVLRSYVIAALENVALWHERDISHSSTERMMLPDCSVTLHFMLREMTAVVKGLGVYPENMRRNMNVYGGVVFSQRVLLALVSSGMSREEAYKVVQRNAHTAWNTDGGNFRANLEADAEVSSNLSTEQLADCFSTDVHQANLNVIWDRLAI, encoded by the coding sequence TTGATCGAGCGCTACACCCTGCCCGAGATGGGTGCCGTCTGGAATGAGCAGGCCAAATTCCAGAGCTGGCTGGATGTGGAGGTCGCCGCTACCGAAGCCAATTGCCGCCTCGGCCGCGTGCCGCAGGAAGCCCTGGACACGATCAAAGCCAAGGCCAGCTTCGAGATTGAGCGCATCCTCGAAATCGAAGCCGAAGTTCGGCACGACGTGATCGCCTTCCTCACCAACGTCAACGAACACGTCGGTGATGCAGGGCGTTACATCCATGTCGGCATGACCAGCTCCGACGTGCTGGATACCGGACTGGCACTGCAGATGAAAAAGTCCGTTGCGCTGCTGCGCAAAGAACTGGATGCCTTGGCGGAGGCATTGCGCACGTTGGCTCGATCCCATAAAGGCACCGAAATGATCGGCCGGTCCCATGCCATTCACGGTGAGCCGATCACCTTCGGGTTCAAAGTGGCCGGTTGGTTGGCGGAAACAGAGCGCAATCGCCAACGCCTCCAACGACTGGAACAGGATGTAGCCGTTGGCCAGATCAGTGGTGCCATGGGGACCTATGCCAACACGGACCCTCAGGTCGAAGCCATCAGCTGCAACATCCTTGGTCTCGTACCGGACACAGCCAGCACCCAGGTGATCTCCCGTGATCGACACGCCGATTACGTGCAAACGCTGGCTCTTGTTGGCGCCTCTCTGGAACGCTTCTCCACAGAAATCCGCAACCTGCAACGCACCGATGTGCTGGAGGTGGAGGAGAACTTCGCCAAAGGCCAGAAAGGCAGTTCAGCAATGCCGCACAAACGCAATCCGATTCGCAGCGAACGCATCAGTGGTCTGGCACGGGTGCTTCGGAGTTACGTCATCGCCGCGCTGGAAAACGTCGCGCTCTGGCACGAACGGGATATCAGCCACAGCTCCACCGAGCGCATGATGCTGCCCGACTGCTCCGTCACCCTCCACTTCATGCTGCGGGAGATGACCGCCGTGGTGAAAGGTCTCGGGGTCTACCCAGAAAACATGCGCCGCAACATGAACGTCTATGGCGGCGTTGTCTTCAGCCAACGGGTTTTGCTGGCTCTTGTGAGCAGCGGCATGAGTCGGGAAGAGGCCTACAAAGTGGTGCAACGCAATGCTCACACCGCCTGGAACACAGACGGTGGCAACTTCAGAGCCAATCTGGAAGCAGACGCAGAGGTAAGTAGCAACCTCTCAACCGAGCAGCTCGCCGACTGTTTCTCGACAGACGTGCACCAAGCCAATCTCAATGTGATTTGGGATCGCTTGGCAATTTAA
- a CDS encoding polysaccharide biosynthesis/export family protein, with the protein MSFLRRSRSSQKQWFSAILAGSLVWLPCAAVAEAAPLGRTAVAMNNATGTLPAARPYRYRLGPGDQLSMTVFKMEGYEAKVEVLSDGTINLPRIGTIDVWGLTLEEAKQSITDSYAKILRRPLVHLDLVSPRPIKVTVTGDVETPGVFSLPAKGDGGWPTLVDVVQIAGGIGATGDLSRLELIRPSQTPGGEPTRYSFDYLSVLRDGGHAPTPLIYDGDSIRVYKSETLNNSDMITAAASNFAPDTIKVNVIGEVTNPGVVQVPSNSPVSRAILATGGITRRGSDNTVELIRVDGEGKPTVKRLGFNPKATLSSPTNPPLRQGDVLVVNRNQLAKVTDTMADALEPFDPIIRVTSIFRLLGLPVGGLLGL; encoded by the coding sequence ATGTCCTTTCTCCGCCGTTCACGGTCCTCTCAGAAGCAGTGGTTCTCCGCAATTCTGGCCGGCAGCCTGGTGTGGCTTCCCTGCGCAGCAGTTGCGGAGGCAGCCCCGCTTGGACGGACTGCGGTGGCCATGAACAACGCCACAGGCACGCTTCCGGCAGCACGGCCCTACCGCTACCGGCTGGGTCCTGGTGATCAGCTTTCGATGACGGTGTTCAAGATGGAGGGCTACGAAGCCAAGGTGGAAGTCCTCAGCGATGGGACCATCAACCTGCCGCGTATCGGCACGATTGATGTGTGGGGGCTGACGCTTGAGGAAGCGAAGCAGTCAATCACCGACAGCTACGCAAAGATTCTGCGCAGGCCCCTGGTTCATCTTGATCTGGTTTCCCCACGGCCGATCAAGGTGACCGTCACGGGAGATGTTGAAACTCCAGGGGTGTTTTCGCTTCCAGCTAAGGGAGATGGGGGTTGGCCCACCCTTGTTGATGTGGTGCAAATAGCTGGTGGTATTGGAGCTACGGGAGATCTTTCACGGCTGGAACTGATCCGTCCGTCTCAGACGCCCGGTGGTGAACCAACCCGATACAGCTTTGACTACCTCTCTGTACTCAGGGATGGCGGGCATGCTCCGACTCCCTTGATTTACGACGGAGACAGCATTCGGGTTTACAAATCCGAAACGCTCAACAACTCCGACATGATCACGGCTGCGGCATCCAATTTCGCGCCAGACACCATCAAGGTGAATGTGATTGGTGAAGTCACGAATCCCGGTGTCGTTCAGGTGCCATCCAACTCTCCTGTTTCAAGAGCGATCCTGGCCACAGGTGGTATCACGCGTCGTGGCAGCGATAACACCGTTGAACTGATCCGCGTTGATGGTGAAGGGAAACCAACGGTAAAACGGCTCGGTTTCAATCCAAAAGCCACCCTCAGCAGCCCCACCAACCCCCCTCTGCGGCAGGGGGATGTGTTGGTCGTGAACCGCAATCAACTTGCCAAGGTGACCGACACCATGGCCGATGCCCTCGAGCCGTTCGATCCGATCATCCGGGTGACATCCATCTTTAGGCTGCTTGGTCTCCCCGTTGGTGGATTACTTGGTCTTTGA
- a CDS encoding GNAT family N-acyltransferase codes for MTLSGSSIPSEQTLSIELIESFRRSGRLFDVEGLDLYLIRGDQFPAVAEPVGRLRESTYREQLSGSGESLDLDGRDQAYDHLLLVESSSGVLAGSARLQFLPAGSRGDDLPDGNSSYLEHVYPGIKGTLTDLGNHLEIGRVALASRFQRQPHSLMALFRGGLLIAVRSGFSTLHGLVSYNHFAYDDAVNQVFLSNLMQPPYRQSEPVLPAPRHPVETIQASESLSSIPNVQALEVGIRNELCDEFRLPVLLRQYFNLMEARVCGLSLAKDFNQITEILMSADLSRLPDERLRFFIDVDHNPIYQQFSWYRGGSSNEQR; via the coding sequence ATGACACTGTCTGGTTCGTCCATTCCGTCGGAGCAGACCCTGTCGATCGAGTTGATCGAATCCTTCCGTCGTAGTGGGCGACTTTTTGATGTGGAGGGGCTGGATCTGTACCTGATCCGCGGGGATCAGTTCCCCGCCGTCGCCGAGCCAGTGGGGCGACTGCGGGAATCCACCTATCGCGAACAGCTGTCCGGATCAGGAGAGTCACTGGATCTCGATGGTCGCGACCAGGCCTATGACCATCTCCTGCTGGTGGAGTCCAGCAGTGGAGTTCTTGCCGGCTCAGCCCGACTGCAGTTCCTTCCGGCAGGCAGCCGGGGAGATGACCTCCCGGATGGCAATAGCTCCTATCTGGAGCACGTCTATCCGGGGATCAAAGGGACCCTCACAGATCTGGGCAACCATCTGGAGATCGGCAGGGTGGCACTCGCAAGTCGCTTCCAGCGACAGCCCCATTCACTGATGGCCCTGTTCAGAGGTGGATTGCTGATCGCTGTCCGCTCCGGTTTCAGCACCCTGCATGGGCTGGTCTCGTACAACCATTTCGCCTACGACGACGCGGTGAATCAGGTCTTTCTCAGCAACCTGATGCAGCCGCCCTACCGGCAAAGCGAGCCGGTATTACCGGCACCACGCCATCCAGTCGAGACGATCCAGGCCAGCGAGAGCCTCAGCAGCATTCCAAATGTTCAGGCACTTGAAGTCGGAATCCGCAACGAACTCTGCGATGAATTCCGGTTGCCCGTGCTCCTGCGTCAGTACTTCAATCTGATGGAAGCCCGCGTCTGCGGTCTTTCCCTCGCGAAGGACTTCAACCAGATCACGGAAATCTTGATGTCCGCAGATCTCAGCAGGCTGCCGGACGAACGCCTGCGGTTCTTCATCGACGTGGACCACAACCCCATCTACCAGCAATTCAGCTGGTACCGGGGCGGAAGCTCAAACGAGCAGCGCTGA
- a CDS encoding acyl carrier protein — MQDRLIEILHRISGADPATIQPESRLMEDIGIDSLGFYEILIEADTSFGIRIREEDLLKFRTVADIQRHLESLDIQPTHAETT, encoded by the coding sequence TTGCAAGATCGCTTAATCGAGATCCTGCATCGCATCTCTGGAGCCGATCCGGCAACGATTCAGCCGGAGTCCCGCCTGATGGAGGACATCGGCATCGATTCTCTGGGGTTCTACGAAATCCTGATTGAAGCTGATACCAGTTTCGGAATCCGCATCAGGGAAGAAGACCTCTTGAAGTTCCGAACCGTCGCTGATATCCAACGCCATCTGGAGTCCCTGGACATCCAGCCAACCCATGCCGAAACCACCTGA
- a CDS encoding beta-ketoacyl-[acyl-carrier-protein] synthase family protein, protein MPKPPERIAVVGWGSLSPLGTNPDATWTAVVEGKSGIQSLSQDWAADLPSRVAGCVDEQGLSELEPLLRRRSDRCAQLAVMAARQAWSMAAELHAGIDRQRVAVVVGTGIGGLGTMHEQHQQLTTGGPSRVNPLTVPMLIPDGPAGQVAIDLGLLGGAHTPVSACASGAEALMLAKMLLQDDRADLVLAGGSEAPVNRLGLVGFSAMRALSCRNNEPDQASRPYGQSRDGFVLSEGAGMLALMRDRDVGSKPRLGWILACGSSSDAHHIVAPEPQGLQASRAIDDALRRADISPSDLSAVQAHATGTSLGDLAEARALRRSLGSAADHIPVCAPKGQLGHLLGGAGAVEAIIALQSLRSGLIPRSVNADPLDPEVDLAVTTAGNQTISSRGHDPLLLKNAFGFGGHNISVLLSAPAGNTPEPRG, encoded by the coding sequence ATGCCGAAACCACCTGAACGCATCGCGGTTGTCGGTTGGGGGTCCCTGTCACCACTCGGCACCAACCCGGACGCCACATGGACGGCAGTCGTTGAAGGCAAGTCCGGTATTCAGTCATTAAGTCAGGACTGGGCTGCTGACCTTCCAAGCAGGGTTGCAGGATGCGTTGACGAACAAGGCTTGTCAGAGCTGGAACCATTGCTGCGCCGGCGTTCCGACCGCTGTGCCCAGCTGGCGGTGATGGCCGCGCGTCAGGCCTGGTCCATGGCAGCAGAGCTCCATGCCGGGATTGACAGGCAACGGGTGGCTGTCGTGGTGGGCACCGGCATTGGCGGACTTGGCACCATGCACGAGCAACATCAACAGCTCACCACAGGGGGACCGTCGCGGGTCAATCCCCTAACCGTGCCCATGTTGATTCCGGATGGGCCGGCTGGTCAGGTCGCCATTGATCTGGGCCTGCTCGGCGGGGCCCACACGCCCGTCTCAGCCTGTGCTTCCGGAGCAGAAGCCCTGATGCTGGCCAAGATGCTGCTGCAGGACGACCGCGCCGATCTCGTTCTTGCTGGTGGATCGGAAGCACCGGTGAACCGTCTCGGCCTCGTTGGTTTTTCGGCAATGCGAGCCCTTTCGTGCCGAAACAACGAACCGGATCAGGCATCTCGCCCCTATGGACAGTCCCGAGATGGTTTCGTCCTTTCAGAGGGAGCGGGGATGCTGGCGTTGATGAGGGATCGCGACGTCGGTTCAAAACCTCGACTGGGTTGGATCCTGGCCTGCGGCAGCAGCAGCGACGCGCACCACATCGTTGCCCCGGAGCCGCAGGGGCTTCAGGCGAGTCGGGCGATTGATGACGCTCTCCGCAGAGCTGACATCAGCCCCAGTGATCTCTCCGCTGTTCAGGCCCATGCCACGGGAACCAGCCTGGGAGATCTGGCCGAAGCAAGGGCCTTACGTCGCAGCCTTGGATCAGCGGCGGATCACATTCCCGTCTGCGCACCGAAAGGCCAGCTCGGTCACCTGCTCGGCGGAGCCGGTGCCGTTGAGGCGATCATTGCCTTGCAGTCCCTGAGGTCTGGCCTGATCCCAAGAAGTGTCAATGCGGACCCTCTCGACCCTGAGGTAGACCTCGCCGTCACCACAGCTGGGAATCAGACGATCTCATCACGCGGGCACGACCCATTGCTGCTGAAGAACGCCTTTGGTTTCGGCGGCCACAACATCAGCGTCCTGTTGTCAGCTCCTGCCGGTAATACTCCTGAACCGCGCGGGTGA
- a CDS encoding capsular biosynthesis protein: protein MVRGRAPALVQVRIDGPVLLLIGPIGLFFARFCRYLQGCGIPVSKISFPLHEFGFPANVRIPYSGSMQDWRPFLRQLLVEKRIRHIFMYGDFIIPHRIAIEEARELGIEAWVFELGYLRPNYVTLERDRVNARSNLNQPVETYRGLPPVDALPSDIVLDPGWRWRKAWKAPTFVQHAFTRYPIIEGEHKLQPSPWFLWCQLRGSWRFWLYRWRERPLKRRLLEHASYFLAVLQVSSDSQIQMGSPYRGMHDFIEDVIRSFAAHAHASDRLAFKHHPRDRGYNNYESLIALLAHRYGVSGRVHYFHDGALSRFLRTCRGVITVNSTVGLQALFHAVPTKTMGNTFYNLPGLTDQKPLDEFWRDPQPSERPLFYRFYNHLVKTTQVNGNFDGDFPFRITFPIGQEARQLAPASQPPRFSAGRGGNPILTIARVLARLGWAVIGFLLYGLQLPAMLVRRPDWAAQLMTLSCAVALRALGVQVVVDDSQRSEDADVPLVHIFNHRSPCDGLVIQGILKLPGLTTAQLHLKWVLPGYAAAARNAGAAVLDHRVPQSRLEGMMGASALLREYGEIMIAPNGSLVTPIEQRVSSSAWLLARHHGGRLVPWVFRYDGMDEALGARYKPLVMLLSRLAAPLGTIHCRRGRSLDLKLPKDHLDREGFTRAVQEYYRQELTTGR from the coding sequence TTGGTTAGAGGGCGGGCACCGGCATTGGTGCAGGTGCGCATCGATGGACCTGTGCTGCTGCTGATTGGGCCGATCGGCCTGTTTTTTGCGCGCTTCTGCCGCTATCTGCAGGGATGCGGCATCCCTGTGAGCAAGATCAGCTTTCCGCTCCATGAATTCGGCTTCCCAGCCAATGTGAGGATTCCTTACAGCGGTTCAATGCAGGACTGGCGGCCGTTTCTGCGCCAGTTGCTCGTTGAGAAGCGGATCCGGCACATCTTCATGTATGGCGATTTCATCATTCCGCACCGCATTGCGATTGAAGAAGCCAGGGAACTTGGAATCGAGGCGTGGGTCTTTGAACTTGGATATCTGCGTCCGAACTATGTGACGTTGGAGCGGGATCGCGTCAATGCCCGCTCCAACCTCAATCAACCGGTTGAGACGTACAGGGGCTTACCTCCAGTCGATGCCCTGCCGAGCGACATCGTGCTCGATCCAGGCTGGCGCTGGCGTAAGGCGTGGAAGGCGCCCACCTTCGTTCAACACGCGTTCACGCGCTACCCCATCATTGAAGGAGAGCACAAACTGCAGCCCTCACCATGGTTTCTGTGGTGCCAGCTGCGGGGAAGCTGGCGCTTCTGGCTCTATCGCTGGCGGGAAAGACCGCTCAAACGTCGTCTTCTCGAGCATGCGTCCTATTTCCTCGCTGTCCTGCAGGTCTCCAGTGACAGCCAGATCCAGATGGGATCGCCCTATCGCGGCATGCATGACTTCATCGAGGACGTGATTCGTTCCTTCGCCGCTCATGCGCATGCGTCGGACCGTCTGGCCTTCAAGCACCATCCCCGAGACCGCGGCTACAACAATTACGAAAGCCTGATCGCTCTGCTGGCTCATCGCTATGGGGTCAGTGGTCGTGTGCACTACTTCCATGACGGTGCGCTCAGCCGCTTTCTGCGGACATGTCGCGGTGTCATCACCGTCAACAGCACCGTGGGGCTTCAGGCGCTGTTTCATGCGGTGCCTACTAAAACGATGGGCAACACCTTCTACAACCTGCCTGGGCTGACCGATCAGAAGCCCTTGGATGAGTTCTGGAGAGATCCTCAACCCAGTGAGAGGCCGCTTTTTTACCGCTTCTACAACCACCTGGTGAAGACGACCCAGGTGAACGGCAATTTCGATGGTGATTTTCCCTTTCGCATCACCTTTCCGATCGGTCAGGAGGCTCGTCAGCTGGCTCCCGCGTCGCAGCCTCCCCGCTTCAGCGCTGGACGAGGTGGCAATCCAATCCTGACGATCGCGCGTGTTCTTGCGCGGCTGGGCTGGGCGGTGATTGGTTTCCTTCTGTATGGCCTTCAGCTTCCAGCGATGCTTGTGAGGCGACCGGACTGGGCAGCCCAGCTGATGACACTTTCTTGCGCTGTCGCCCTGCGTGCGCTGGGGGTTCAGGTGGTGGTCGACGACAGCCAGCGCAGTGAGGACGCCGACGTGCCGCTCGTGCACATCTTCAATCACCGCAGTCCCTGTGACGGACTAGTGATTCAGGGCATCCTCAAGTTGCCCGGCCTGACAACGGCTCAACTGCATCTGAAATGGGTGTTGCCCGGCTATGCAGCCGCGGCTCGTAATGCAGGGGCAGCTGTTCTCGATCACCGTGTTCCCCAATCCCGTCTTGAAGGAATGATGGGGGCTTCGGCACTGCTGCGCGAATACGGAGAGATCATGATTGCCCCCAATGGCTCGCTGGTCACGCCCATCGAACAGAGGGTTTCCTCCAGTGCCTGGCTTCTGGCACGCCATCACGGTGGTCGGCTTGTTCCATGGGTGTTCCGGTACGACGGCATGGATGAGGCCCTCGGAGCCCGCTACAAACCTTTGGTGATGCTCTTGAGTCGCTTGGCGGCTCCATTGGGAACCATTCACTGCCGGCGTGGTCGTTCGCTCGACCTGAAACTTCCCAAGGACCATCTCGACCGTGAAGGTTTCACCCGCGCGGTTCAGGAGTATTACCGGCAGGAGCTGACAACAGGACGCTGA
- a CDS encoding capsular polysaccharide biosynthesis protein, with protein MTVPDAQRLGVPMTGMLTHRSLPALLAPASLVVGQRACRRERPDALLAWGRRPRAARVERLGQQWGLPVWHLEDGFLRSIGKGPDQPPLCLLVDDIGVHLDAAAPSRLEIRIGGLLNQAQAQRAAAVRRLWCEQRLSKLNPPRDSPPPPGPFVLVVDQSAGDRSIDLGLASANSFTLMLAAALEENPDCSVVVKVHPDVIHGKAKGHFRRRDLDHPRVQLCADGGHPAALLEQASAVYVVTSQMGFEALLWGRTVHCFGMPFYAGWGLTRDRLPPPVRRNAGASLEQLVHGCLIDHPHCIDPHSWKPCPVEDLMRAIGLQRRVQAAGPPRAQAFGFTPWKQRNLRRFLAGTRVQFPWPWQQSGHRTDALVVWGRRETPRLLQVARQRQLSLLRVEDGFLRSVGLGADLIDPISWVVDRSGMYYDATQPSDLEQRLAYGSWTEEQLRRGGRLRERLVQEAITKYNLSAPDWQRPADATRVVLVVGQVESDASIRFGAPGIRSNFELLRAVRAVEPEAYLLYKPHPDVVAGLCRPGSGEATAAQFCDELLTVGSIQQLFEQVDALHVLTSLAGFEALLRGLEVHCWGLPFYAGWGLTNDRQQSARRGRNLSLDALVHAALIDYPRYVSRRSGWYLEPEQAIEELVLWRQAPPARRTLIQVLFRNWGRLRRR; from the coding sequence ATGACCGTCCCTGACGCCCAACGGCTGGGTGTGCCGATGACGGGGATGCTGACCCATCGCTCTCTGCCGGCATTGCTGGCGCCAGCATCTCTGGTGGTTGGTCAAAGGGCTTGTCGTCGAGAGCGTCCCGATGCGCTTCTTGCCTGGGGACGACGGCCTCGTGCTGCGCGGGTGGAACGGCTTGGGCAGCAGTGGGGATTGCCGGTGTGGCATCTCGAGGACGGATTCCTTCGTTCCATCGGCAAGGGCCCTGACCAGCCACCTCTTTGTCTGCTGGTGGATGACATCGGTGTGCATCTCGATGCCGCTGCACCCAGTCGCCTTGAGATCAGGATTGGTGGCCTGCTTAACCAGGCCCAGGCTCAGCGGGCAGCGGCGGTCCGCAGGCTCTGGTGTGAGCAACGCCTCAGCAAGCTGAATCCTCCCCGCGACTCCCCGCCTCCTCCGGGTCCGTTCGTGTTGGTGGTGGACCAGTCAGCAGGCGATCGATCCATCGATCTCGGCCTGGCTTCAGCCAACTCCTTCACGTTGATGCTCGCGGCGGCTCTCGAGGAAAACCCGGATTGCTCCGTTGTTGTGAAAGTGCATCCCGATGTGATCCATGGCAAAGCGAAAGGACATTTCAGACGACGCGACCTGGACCATCCCCGCGTGCAGCTTTGCGCGGATGGAGGTCATCCAGCGGCATTGCTGGAGCAAGCCAGCGCTGTGTATGTCGTCACCTCGCAGATGGGGTTTGAGGCGCTGCTCTGGGGGCGGACGGTGCACTGCTTTGGCATGCCCTTCTACGCAGGCTGGGGGCTGACGCGGGATCGGCTTCCTCCTCCAGTCAGGCGAAACGCAGGAGCTTCTTTGGAGCAACTGGTCCATGGCTGTTTGATCGACCATCCCCATTGCATTGATCCCCACAGCTGGAAACCTTGTCCAGTGGAAGATCTGATGCGGGCTATCGGTCTGCAGCGGCGGGTTCAGGCGGCAGGTCCGCCCCGTGCTCAGGCGTTTGGCTTCACCCCCTGGAAACAGCGCAACCTCAGGCGTTTCCTGGCGGGCACACGGGTGCAGTTCCCCTGGCCCTGGCAACAGAGCGGACATCGAACCGATGCCCTGGTGGTTTGGGGGCGTCGTGAAACGCCCCGCTTGCTTCAGGTGGCACGGCAGCGTCAGCTTTCCCTCCTCAGGGTGGAGGACGGCTTTCTGCGCTCCGTTGGTCTAGGCGCTGATCTGATCGATCCGATCTCCTGGGTGGTGGATCGATCGGGGATGTACTACGACGCCACCCAGCCCAGTGACCTGGAGCAGCGCCTGGCTTATGGCAGCTGGACGGAGGAGCAATTGCGGAGGGGCGGTCGCTTGCGGGAACGACTGGTGCAGGAGGCCATCACGAAATACAACCTCAGTGCGCCCGATTGGCAGCGCCCTGCCGATGCGACGCGGGTTGTGCTGGTGGTGGGACAGGTCGAGAGTGACGCCTCAATTCGCTTCGGGGCACCAGGCATCAGGTCCAATTTTGAGTTGCTCAGGGCTGTAAGAGCTGTTGAGCCGGAGGCCTATCTGCTTTACAAACCCCACCCGGATGTCGTGGCGGGTCTCTGCCGGCCCGGCAGCGGCGAAGCCACCGCTGCTCAGTTTTGCGATGAGCTGCTCACGGTCGGTTCGATCCAGCAGCTGTTCGAACAGGTGGATGCGCTGCATGTGCTCACCTCCCTGGCTGGATTTGAGGCACTGCTGCGGGGGCTGGAGGTGCACTGCTGGGGTCTTCCCTTTTATGCCGGCTGGGGTCTCACCAACGACCGGCAACAATCGGCACGCCGAGGCCGCAATCTCAGCCTTGATGCTCTCGTCCATGCCGCTCTGATCGACTATCCCCGCTACGTGAGTCGTCGCAGTGGTTGGTACCTCGAGCCTGAGCAGGCGATCGAGGAGCTCGTGCTCTGGCGCCAGGCACCACCAGCACGGCGGACCCTCATTCAGGTGTTGTTCCGCAACTGGGGGCGTCTGCGGCGCCGTTAA
- a CDS encoding cytidylyltransferase domain-containing protein — translation MHQSDDSAMALIPARGGSKGIPGKNLKDVGGVPLVARSIRAAQASAKVTRVVVSTDDDAIAAVSLEYGAEVVRRPAVLANDTASSESALLHALDLFAADGSLPSSIVFLQCTSPFTTGQQIDKVLTALQPKNVNSAFAVAPWHGFLWRDDGRGINHDPQQARQRRQDLEPSFLETGAIYAMKTAAFLNCGSRFCAPWRPVVLEDSGPEIDTTSDLELCRNLAVIEPS, via the coding sequence ATGCACCAGTCTGACGACTCGGCCATGGCCCTGATTCCAGCCCGAGGAGGGTCGAAGGGAATCCCTGGCAAAAATCTCAAAGACGTCGGCGGCGTCCCCCTTGTGGCCCGCAGCATCAGGGCCGCCCAGGCCAGCGCCAAGGTGACGCGCGTGGTGGTCAGCACAGATGACGACGCCATTGCGGCGGTTTCTCTGGAATACGGAGCTGAAGTGGTGAGGCGCCCCGCTGTTCTTGCCAACGACACGGCCAGTTCGGAATCAGCCTTGCTGCATGCGTTGGATCTCTTTGCTGCCGATGGCTCCTTGCCCTCATCGATCGTGTTTCTGCAATGCACCTCTCCATTCACAACAGGACAACAGATTGATAAGGTGTTGACGGCGTTGCAGCCGAAGAACGTCAACAGCGCCTTTGCCGTGGCGCCCTGGCATGGATTCCTCTGGCGCGATGACGGACGGGGGATCAACCATGACCCGCAGCAGGCCAGACAACGCCGCCAGGACCTTGAGCCATCCTTTTTGGAAACCGGCGCGATCTACGCGATGAAAACGGCTGCATTTCTCAACTGCGGCAGTCGCTTCTGTGCCCCATGGCGCCCTGTAGTACTAGAGGACAGTGGTCCGGAGATCGACACGACTAGCGACCTGGAGCTCTGCCGAAATCTCGCTGTGATCGAACCCAGCTAG